In Microcoleus sp. FACHB-831, the following proteins share a genomic window:
- a CDS encoding HD domain-containing protein, with translation MSEFCTLFLSLELSWQNLLQNFGVNSAIARQTFLDIANLYSSPNRFYHNLDHVSQVLQVIELLRSLALEPDTIAFAAWFHDVIYDAKSNDNEEKSAEYAASLLNYFKLSSKLINSVTNLILKTKTHRYPDNDIDSQILMDADLSILGADVSNYRRYSQAIRQEYSWVSDESYQVGRLKFLQNILQRPRIYLTDTMFATLEINARGNIQTEIQYLLSL, from the coding sequence TGTTTTTAAGCCTCGAATTAAGTTGGCAAAACTTGCTGCAAAATTTTGGCGTTAATAGCGCGATCGCTCGCCAAACATTTCTCGATATAGCAAATTTATACTCCAGCCCAAATCGCTTTTATCATAATCTCGATCATGTTAGCCAAGTTTTGCAAGTAATAGAGTTGTTGCGATCGCTAGCTCTCGAACCTGACACAATTGCTTTTGCTGCCTGGTTTCACGATGTTATTTATGACGCTAAATCTAACGATAACGAAGAAAAAAGTGCTGAATATGCCGCCAGCCTCTTAAACTACTTCAAATTATCCTCAAAGCTGATAAATTCTGTGACTAACCTTATCTTGAAAACAAAAACTCATCGCTACCCCGATAACGACATCGATAGCCAAATTCTCATGGATGCTGACTTGTCTATATTAGGCGCAGATGTATCTAACTATCGCCGTTATTCCCAAGCAATCCGTCAAGAATATTCCTGGGTTTCCGACGAATCTTATCAAGTTGGCAGGCTTAAATTTTTACAAAATATCTTGCAACGTCCCAGAATCTACCTAACTGACACAATGTTTGCCACACTGGAAATTAACGCTAGAGGCAATATTCAAACCGAAATCCAATATTTATTATCCTTATAA